One Triticum dicoccoides isolate Atlit2015 ecotype Zavitan chromosome 5B, WEW_v2.0, whole genome shotgun sequence genomic window carries:
- the LOC119308711 gene encoding BTB/POZ domain-containing protein At5g47800-like isoform X1 yields MKYMKLGSKPDTFYTEQAVRVYLWLGRSVVSDIPADLIIHVNNTKYQLHKFPLLLKCGLLQRLCSDTEADEQLPVPVALHDIPGGEEAFEICAKFCYGIAISISASNFVPATLAARFLRMTEHVAKANLVSKLDTFFESCVLHGWRDSIAALQAAWRISGWSESRIVQPCVDSIVEKILLPPSQVAWSYTYTRPGYAKRPHQSVPKDWWTEDISELDIEVFRSVVSTVRATRMLPSPLIGEALHVYACKHLPDPLYTGGSANGHASQSQSSSFTAAAAAAEEALAKQRRVLETVVTMIPGDVGSVTGRFLLRLLRVANYVGASSSTRAQLIRQAGSQLDEAKAVDLLIPLPSDAQAYDVGAAEAVLEHFLAQFQRPAAPDERRRMSVAMEKVVRIFDEYLKTIALDSEFPIGKFIDLAECLPGIARSDHDGLYRAVDTYLKEHPDLSKADRKRLCRLIDCRKLSPDVRAQAVSNDRMPLRTIVQLLFVEQERTIGAGGSHSVAPPDRASVDAVSRLTATGREDEAAAMDHRSDVHRPRRAGHEERAQGDAAAMTRSLSASTKTAARKDRAVEERGSRLRNK; encoded by the exons ATGAAGTACATGAAGCTTGGGTCAAAGCCTGACACATTCTACACCGAACAAGCCGTTAG GGTTTACTTATGGCTTGGCAGGTCAGTAGTGTCAGACATACCTGCTGATCTTATCATACATGTCAACAATACAAAGTATCAACTGCACAAG TTCCCCCTGCTGCTCAAGTGCGGCCTCCTGCAGCGCCTCTGCTCCGACACAGAGGCCGACGAGCAGCTGCCGGTGCCGGTGGCGCTCCACGACATCCCGGGCGGCGAGGAGGCCTTCGAGATCTGCGCCAAGTTCTGCTACGGCATCGCCATCAGCATCAGCGCCAGCAACTTCGTGCCGGCGACGCTGGCAGCCCGATTCCTCCGGATGACGGAGCACGTCGCCAAGGCGAACCTCGTCTCCAAGCTCGACACCTTCTTCGAGTCCTGCGTCCTCCACGGGTGGAGGGACTCCATCGCCGCGCTGCAGGCGGCGTGGCGGATCTCCGGCTGGTCCGAGAGCCGCATCGTCCAGCCATGCGTCGACTCCATTGTCGAGAAGATCCTCCTCCCGCCCTCCCAG GTCGCGTGGTCGTACACGTACACGAGGCCGGGGTACGCCAAGAGGCCCCACCAGTCGGTGCCCAAGGACTGGTGGACGGAGGACATCTCCGAGCTGGACATCGAGGTGTTCCGCTCGGTCGTCTCCACCGTGCGCGCCACGCGCATGCTCCCGTCGCCGCTCATCGGCGAGGCCCTGCACGTCTACGCCTGCAAGCACCTCCCGGACCCGCTCTACACCGGCGGAAGCGCCAACGGCCACGCGTCTCAGAGTCAGAGCTCCTCcttcacggcggcggcggcggcggctgaggaGGCGCTCGCCAAGCAGAGGCGCGTGCTGGAGACCGTCGTCACCATGATCCCCGGTGACGTGGGGTCGGTCACGGGACGGTTCCTCCTCCGGCTGCTGCGTGTGGCGAACTACGTCGGCGCGTCCTCGTCGACGCGCGCGCAGCTCATCCGGCAGGCCGGGTCCCAGCTCGACGAGGCCAAGGCGGTGGACCTGCTCATCCCGCTGCCGTCGGACGCGCAGGCGTACGACGTCGGCGCGGCGGAGGCCGTGCTGGAGCACTTCTTGGCGCAGTTCCAGCGGCCGGCCGCTCCCGACGAGCGCCGGAGGATGAGCGTCGCCATGGAGAAGGTGGTCAGAATCTTCGACGAATACCTTAAGACGATCGCCCTCGACAGTGAGTTTCCCATCGGCAAGTTCATCGACCTGGCCGAGTGCCTGCCCGGCATCGCCCGGAGCGACCACGACGGTCTCTACCGCGCCGTCGACACCTACCTCAAG GAACACCCGGACCTGAGCAAGGCGGACAGGAAGCGGCTGTGCCGGTTGATCGACTGCCGGAAGCTATCGCCGGACGTGCGGGCTCAGGCGGTATCCAATGATCGGATGCCGTTGCGGACCATCGTGCAGCTTCTATTCGTTGAGCAGGAGAGAACAATCGGCGCGGGCGGCAGCCATAGCGTCGCGCCACCGGACCGGGCCTCAGTCGATGCCGTCTCCAGGCTCACGGCAACAGGCAGAGAGGACGAAGCGGCGGCCATGGACCACAGGTCGGATGTGCACCGGCCACGGCGGGCAGGCCATGAAGAGCGCGCCCAGGGCGACGCGGCTGCAATGACGAGGTCGCTATCGGCGTCGACGAAGACGGCGGCGAGGAAGGACAGGGCGGTGGAAGAGAGGGGGAGCAGGCTGAGGAACAAGTGA
- the LOC119308711 gene encoding BTB/POZ domain-containing protein At5g47800-like isoform X2 has product MKYMKLGSKPDTFYTEQAVRSVVSDIPADLIIHVNNTKYQLHKFPLLLKCGLLQRLCSDTEADEQLPVPVALHDIPGGEEAFEICAKFCYGIAISISASNFVPATLAARFLRMTEHVAKANLVSKLDTFFESCVLHGWRDSIAALQAAWRISGWSESRIVQPCVDSIVEKILLPPSQVAWSYTYTRPGYAKRPHQSVPKDWWTEDISELDIEVFRSVVSTVRATRMLPSPLIGEALHVYACKHLPDPLYTGGSANGHASQSQSSSFTAAAAAAEEALAKQRRVLETVVTMIPGDVGSVTGRFLLRLLRVANYVGASSSTRAQLIRQAGSQLDEAKAVDLLIPLPSDAQAYDVGAAEAVLEHFLAQFQRPAAPDERRRMSVAMEKVVRIFDEYLKTIALDSEFPIGKFIDLAECLPGIARSDHDGLYRAVDTYLKEHPDLSKADRKRLCRLIDCRKLSPDVRAQAVSNDRMPLRTIVQLLFVEQERTIGAGGSHSVAPPDRASVDAVSRLTATGREDEAAAMDHRSDVHRPRRAGHEERAQGDAAAMTRSLSASTKTAARKDRAVEERGSRLRNK; this is encoded by the exons ATGAAGTACATGAAGCTTGGGTCAAAGCCTGACACATTCTACACCGAACAAGCCGTTAG GTCAGTAGTGTCAGACATACCTGCTGATCTTATCATACATGTCAACAATACAAAGTATCAACTGCACAAG TTCCCCCTGCTGCTCAAGTGCGGCCTCCTGCAGCGCCTCTGCTCCGACACAGAGGCCGACGAGCAGCTGCCGGTGCCGGTGGCGCTCCACGACATCCCGGGCGGCGAGGAGGCCTTCGAGATCTGCGCCAAGTTCTGCTACGGCATCGCCATCAGCATCAGCGCCAGCAACTTCGTGCCGGCGACGCTGGCAGCCCGATTCCTCCGGATGACGGAGCACGTCGCCAAGGCGAACCTCGTCTCCAAGCTCGACACCTTCTTCGAGTCCTGCGTCCTCCACGGGTGGAGGGACTCCATCGCCGCGCTGCAGGCGGCGTGGCGGATCTCCGGCTGGTCCGAGAGCCGCATCGTCCAGCCATGCGTCGACTCCATTGTCGAGAAGATCCTCCTCCCGCCCTCCCAG GTCGCGTGGTCGTACACGTACACGAGGCCGGGGTACGCCAAGAGGCCCCACCAGTCGGTGCCCAAGGACTGGTGGACGGAGGACATCTCCGAGCTGGACATCGAGGTGTTCCGCTCGGTCGTCTCCACCGTGCGCGCCACGCGCATGCTCCCGTCGCCGCTCATCGGCGAGGCCCTGCACGTCTACGCCTGCAAGCACCTCCCGGACCCGCTCTACACCGGCGGAAGCGCCAACGGCCACGCGTCTCAGAGTCAGAGCTCCTCcttcacggcggcggcggcggcggctgaggaGGCGCTCGCCAAGCAGAGGCGCGTGCTGGAGACCGTCGTCACCATGATCCCCGGTGACGTGGGGTCGGTCACGGGACGGTTCCTCCTCCGGCTGCTGCGTGTGGCGAACTACGTCGGCGCGTCCTCGTCGACGCGCGCGCAGCTCATCCGGCAGGCCGGGTCCCAGCTCGACGAGGCCAAGGCGGTGGACCTGCTCATCCCGCTGCCGTCGGACGCGCAGGCGTACGACGTCGGCGCGGCGGAGGCCGTGCTGGAGCACTTCTTGGCGCAGTTCCAGCGGCCGGCCGCTCCCGACGAGCGCCGGAGGATGAGCGTCGCCATGGAGAAGGTGGTCAGAATCTTCGACGAATACCTTAAGACGATCGCCCTCGACAGTGAGTTTCCCATCGGCAAGTTCATCGACCTGGCCGAGTGCCTGCCCGGCATCGCCCGGAGCGACCACGACGGTCTCTACCGCGCCGTCGACACCTACCTCAAG GAACACCCGGACCTGAGCAAGGCGGACAGGAAGCGGCTGTGCCGGTTGATCGACTGCCGGAAGCTATCGCCGGACGTGCGGGCTCAGGCGGTATCCAATGATCGGATGCCGTTGCGGACCATCGTGCAGCTTCTATTCGTTGAGCAGGAGAGAACAATCGGCGCGGGCGGCAGCCATAGCGTCGCGCCACCGGACCGGGCCTCAGTCGATGCCGTCTCCAGGCTCACGGCAACAGGCAGAGAGGACGAAGCGGCGGCCATGGACCACAGGTCGGATGTGCACCGGCCACGGCGGGCAGGCCATGAAGAGCGCGCCCAGGGCGACGCGGCTGCAATGACGAGGTCGCTATCGGCGTCGACGAAGACGGCGGCGAGGAAGGACAGGGCGGTGGAAGAGAGGGGGAGCAGGCTGAGGAACAAGTGA
- the LOC119308711 gene encoding BTB/POZ domain-containing protein At5g47800-like isoform X3 — MTEHVAKANLVSKLDTFFESCVLHGWRDSIAALQAAWRISGWSESRIVQPCVDSIVEKILLPPSQVAWSYTYTRPGYAKRPHQSVPKDWWTEDISELDIEVFRSVVSTVRATRMLPSPLIGEALHVYACKHLPDPLYTGGSANGHASQSQSSSFTAAAAAAEEALAKQRRVLETVVTMIPGDVGSVTGRFLLRLLRVANYVGASSSTRAQLIRQAGSQLDEAKAVDLLIPLPSDAQAYDVGAAEAVLEHFLAQFQRPAAPDERRRMSVAMEKVVRIFDEYLKTIALDSEFPIGKFIDLAECLPGIARSDHDGLYRAVDTYLKEHPDLSKADRKRLCRLIDCRKLSPDVRAQAVSNDRMPLRTIVQLLFVEQERTIGAGGSHSVAPPDRASVDAVSRLTATGREDEAAAMDHRSDVHRPRRAGHEERAQGDAAAMTRSLSASTKTAARKDRAVEERGSRLRNK; from the exons ATGACGGAGCACGTCGCCAAGGCGAACCTCGTCTCCAAGCTCGACACCTTCTTCGAGTCCTGCGTCCTCCACGGGTGGAGGGACTCCATCGCCGCGCTGCAGGCGGCGTGGCGGATCTCCGGCTGGTCCGAGAGCCGCATCGTCCAGCCATGCGTCGACTCCATTGTCGAGAAGATCCTCCTCCCGCCCTCCCAG GTCGCGTGGTCGTACACGTACACGAGGCCGGGGTACGCCAAGAGGCCCCACCAGTCGGTGCCCAAGGACTGGTGGACGGAGGACATCTCCGAGCTGGACATCGAGGTGTTCCGCTCGGTCGTCTCCACCGTGCGCGCCACGCGCATGCTCCCGTCGCCGCTCATCGGCGAGGCCCTGCACGTCTACGCCTGCAAGCACCTCCCGGACCCGCTCTACACCGGCGGAAGCGCCAACGGCCACGCGTCTCAGAGTCAGAGCTCCTCcttcacggcggcggcggcggcggctgaggaGGCGCTCGCCAAGCAGAGGCGCGTGCTGGAGACCGTCGTCACCATGATCCCCGGTGACGTGGGGTCGGTCACGGGACGGTTCCTCCTCCGGCTGCTGCGTGTGGCGAACTACGTCGGCGCGTCCTCGTCGACGCGCGCGCAGCTCATCCGGCAGGCCGGGTCCCAGCTCGACGAGGCCAAGGCGGTGGACCTGCTCATCCCGCTGCCGTCGGACGCGCAGGCGTACGACGTCGGCGCGGCGGAGGCCGTGCTGGAGCACTTCTTGGCGCAGTTCCAGCGGCCGGCCGCTCCCGACGAGCGCCGGAGGATGAGCGTCGCCATGGAGAAGGTGGTCAGAATCTTCGACGAATACCTTAAGACGATCGCCCTCGACAGTGAGTTTCCCATCGGCAAGTTCATCGACCTGGCCGAGTGCCTGCCCGGCATCGCCCGGAGCGACCACGACGGTCTCTACCGCGCCGTCGACACCTACCTCAAG GAACACCCGGACCTGAGCAAGGCGGACAGGAAGCGGCTGTGCCGGTTGATCGACTGCCGGAAGCTATCGCCGGACGTGCGGGCTCAGGCGGTATCCAATGATCGGATGCCGTTGCGGACCATCGTGCAGCTTCTATTCGTTGAGCAGGAGAGAACAATCGGCGCGGGCGGCAGCCATAGCGTCGCGCCACCGGACCGGGCCTCAGTCGATGCCGTCTCCAGGCTCACGGCAACAGGCAGAGAGGACGAAGCGGCGGCCATGGACCACAGGTCGGATGTGCACCGGCCACGGCGGGCAGGCCATGAAGAGCGCGCCCAGGGCGACGCGGCTGCAATGACGAGGTCGCTATCGGCGTCGACGAAGACGGCGGCGAGGAAGGACAGGGCGGTGGAAGAGAGGGGGAGCAGGCTGAGGAACAAGTGA